One Paenibacillus sp. FSL W8-0186 genomic window carries:
- a CDS encoding EscU/YscU/HrcU family type III secretion system export apparatus switch protein: MSESSEDQRPYQIRKAVALKYDPSQSDAPVVAAKGSGYLADQILEKAKEHGVPVQEDAALVEVLSKLDLDQQIPPELYTLVAEILSFIYRSDKMAEKGISHEY; the protein is encoded by the coding sequence ATGAGTGAGAGCAGCGAAGATCAGCGCCCCTACCAAATCAGAAAAGCCGTCGCCCTCAAATACGATCCATCCCAAAGCGACGCGCCGGTCGTTGCGGCCAAAGGGAGCGGCTATCTGGCCGATCAAATACTGGAGAAGGCCAAAGAGCACGGCGTGCCCGTACAGGAGGATGCCGCACTTGTAGAAGTGCTCTCCAAACTGGATCTGGATCAGCAGATTCCTCCAGAGCTGTACACGCTGGTAGCCGAAATACTTAGCTTTATATACCGTTCAGATAAAATGGCGGAGAAGGGGATTTCCCATGAATATTGA
- a CDS encoding YraN family protein, producing MNIDPNGKRIRPLDGRKARGRLAEEAGARYLQEQGYELLERNWRCRSGEIDIIARQEGVIVIIEVRSRSVHNEQFGTPAESITPRKMKQIRETAAVYLHRTQQYNEQVRFDVLAVQMRGDEMISIEHIPAAF from the coding sequence ATGAATATTGACCCAAATGGCAAGCGCATACGCCCTTTGGATGGAAGAAAGGCAAGAGGCCGATTGGCCGAAGAAGCCGGAGCCCGCTATTTGCAGGAACAAGGTTACGAGCTGCTTGAGCGCAATTGGCGCTGCCGTTCAGGAGAAATCGACATCATCGCAAGACAAGAGGGTGTAATTGTCATCATAGAAGTGAGAAGCAGAAGCGTACATAATGAACAGTTCGGGACGCCGGCGGAATCTATCACACCTCGTAAAATGAAGCAAATCAGAGAGACTGCTGCCGTATATCTGCACAGGACACAGCAATATAACGAGCAGGTTCGCTTCGACGTTCTGGCCGTGCAGATGAGAGGGGACGAGATGATTTCCATTGAGCACATCCCCGCTGCTTTCTAA
- a CDS encoding YifB family Mg chelatase-like AAA ATPase codes for MYGKLYSACLYGIDGRLIEVEVDLSNGIPHTMIVGLPDSAVREAVERVRAAIKNCGYAFPLQRVTINLAPADLRKEGSAFDLAIALGILSASKQVVLPANERLLMIGELSLDGLLRPVSGVISMVDLAKRQGFDAVLLPWENTEEAMLLDGISIYGLKHLNELSPTENGRSKPHSPSAQTKEGPLVISSFAHLKCSSNETSRPSHTPGLLTEDYSDVLGQLHAKRAMTIAAAGKHNIMLIGPPGTGKTMLIRRLPSILPELSQDEALEVTKIYSSAGKFKGAESTLIRSRPFRSPHHTISAAGLVGGGGIPRAGEVSLAHHGVLFLDELPEFARNALEVLRQPLEERKVTISRSRAAFTFPASFQLAVSLNPCPCGFFGGQPPLPRCTCSPYRVAQYRERISGPLLDRIDMHVEVPLPANWLNDKQPLSSDEMRKAVLNAQELQQQRYKGLEISSNSELSGKLLRKYARLNREAAQLLEATFQSIGLSMRAYDRIIKLSRTIADLEGADCVSAGHVAEAIQYRQLDHRIADANG; via the coding sequence ATGTACGGTAAATTGTATAGCGCCTGTCTATACGGGATAGACGGAAGATTAATCGAGGTCGAAGTCGATTTGTCGAACGGCATTCCGCATACGATGATTGTAGGCCTGCCGGACTCCGCTGTGCGAGAGGCTGTTGAACGGGTGAGAGCCGCGATCAAAAATTGCGGCTATGCCTTTCCCCTTCAGCGGGTAACGATCAATCTGGCGCCAGCCGACCTGCGCAAAGAAGGCTCCGCTTTTGATCTAGCGATCGCGCTTGGCATACTATCTGCGAGCAAGCAGGTTGTATTGCCTGCAAACGAACGGCTCCTCATGATCGGAGAGCTCTCTCTCGATGGCCTGCTTCGCCCCGTCTCCGGCGTCATTTCCATGGTTGACTTGGCCAAACGGCAAGGCTTTGATGCCGTGCTTCTTCCCTGGGAAAATACGGAGGAAGCCATGCTGCTAGACGGAATTTCCATTTACGGCTTGAAACATTTAAACGAATTATCGCCTACTGAAAATGGGCGCTCCAAACCGCATAGTCCTTCGGCCCAGACGAAGGAAGGCCCGCTTGTTATATCATCGTTTGCCCACTTAAAATGCTCCAGCAACGAGACAAGCCGTCCGTCCCATACACCGGGCCTCTTGACGGAGGACTACAGCGATGTCTTGGGACAACTGCACGCTAAGCGGGCCATGACGATTGCGGCCGCGGGAAAGCATAATATTATGCTCATCGGACCGCCAGGCACCGGCAAAACGATGCTAATCCGCCGTCTCCCCTCCATTCTCCCTGAGTTAAGCCAAGATGAAGCGCTGGAAGTGACGAAAATCTACAGCTCCGCAGGGAAATTCAAAGGAGCGGAATCCACACTAATACGCAGCAGACCTTTTCGCTCGCCTCATCATACGATTTCGGCGGCGGGACTCGTCGGCGGCGGCGGCATCCCGCGGGCTGGGGAGGTCAGTCTGGCTCATCACGGGGTTCTGTTTCTCGACGAGCTGCCGGAGTTTGCCCGCAATGCTCTGGAGGTACTGCGCCAGCCGCTGGAGGAACGAAAAGTTACGATAAGCCGGAGCCGGGCCGCCTTCACTTTCCCAGCAAGTTTTCAGCTGGCGGTTTCTCTAAATCCTTGTCCGTGCGGATTTTTTGGCGGCCAGCCGCCGCTCCCGCGCTGCACCTGCAGCCCCTATCGGGTAGCTCAATACCGGGAGCGCATTTCCGGTCCTCTGCTGGATCGTATCGACATGCATGTTGAAGTTCCACTGCCGGCAAATTGGCTGAACGATAAACAGCCCCTTAGCTCGGATGAAATGAGAAAGGCAGTGCTTAATGCACAGGAGCTGCAGCAGCAGCGTTACAAAGGGCTGGAGATCTCCAGCAATAGCGAGCTAAGCGGCAAACTGCTGCGGAAATATGCGCGGTTGAACCGGGAAGCAGCGCAGCTGCTGGAAGCTACTTTTCAATCAATCGGCCTCAGTATGCGCGCCTACGACCGTATCATCAAGCTGTCCCGCACGATCGCGGATTTGGAAGGGGCAGACTGCGTTTCTGCAGGTCATGTTGCCGAAGCGATTCAGTACCGCCAGCTTGATCATAGAATCGCCGATGCGAATGGATAA
- the sucC gene encoding ADP-forming succinate--CoA ligase subunit beta codes for MNIHEYQGKEVLKQYGVAVPKGQVAFTVDEAVKAAEELGSGVVVVKAQIHAGGRGKAGGVKVAKNLDEVRAYAEEILGKVLVTHQTGPEGKEVKRLLIEQGCDIKKEYYVGVVVDRATGRVVLMASEEGGTEIEEVAAATPEKIFKEIVDPAIGLQPFQARRLAYAINIPNELVNKAAQFMLALYEAFVDKDCSIAEINPLVVTGDGQVMALDAKLNFDSNALFRQKDILALRDLEEEDEKEIEASKYDLSYIALDGNIGCMVNGAGLAMATMDIIKYYGGDPANFLDVGGGATAEKVTEAFKIILSDAKVKGIFVNIFGGIMKCDVIASGIVEAAKQVGLNRPLVVRLEGTNVELGKNILANSGLAIVSADSMADGAQKIVELVS; via the coding sequence ATGAATATCCATGAATATCAAGGAAAAGAAGTCCTGAAGCAATACGGGGTAGCCGTGCCGAAGGGACAAGTTGCCTTTACGGTGGATGAAGCCGTGAAAGCAGCGGAAGAACTGGGCAGCGGAGTCGTCGTGGTCAAAGCCCAAATTCACGCTGGAGGCCGGGGGAAGGCCGGTGGCGTCAAGGTTGCGAAGAATTTGGATGAAGTGCGGGCATATGCCGAAGAAATTCTCGGCAAGGTACTCGTAACACATCAGACGGGCCCTGAGGGCAAGGAAGTAAAACGCCTGTTGATCGAGCAAGGCTGCGACATTAAGAAGGAATATTATGTCGGCGTCGTTGTCGACCGGGCAACGGGGCGCGTCGTACTGATGGCTTCGGAAGAAGGCGGTACGGAAATTGAGGAGGTAGCTGCGGCTACGCCGGAGAAAATTTTTAAGGAAATCGTTGATCCAGCTATCGGCTTGCAGCCGTTCCAGGCTCGCAGACTGGCGTATGCTATTAATATTCCGAATGAGCTGGTGAACAAAGCGGCTCAATTCATGCTGGCGTTGTATGAAGCATTTGTGGATAAAGACTGCTCCATCGCAGAAATCAACCCGCTCGTTGTTACGGGCGACGGCCAAGTGATGGCGCTTGATGCCAAGCTGAACTTTGATTCCAACGCGTTGTTCCGCCAGAAGGATATTTTGGCGCTTCGCGATCTTGAAGAAGAAGATGAGAAGGAAATCGAAGCCTCGAAATACGATTTGAGCTATATCGCCCTGGATGGCAATATCGGCTGCATGGTCAATGGCGCAGGCCTGGCGATGGCGACGATGGATATTATTAAATATTACGGCGGCGATCCTGCCAACTTCCTCGACGTAGGGGGCGGCGCAACCGCAGAGAAAGTCACGGAAGCTTTCAAAATCATCTTGTCCGATGCGAAAGTCAAAGGTATTTTCGTCAATATTTTTGGCGGCATCATGAAATGCGATGTCATCGCTTCGGGAATCGTTGAAGCTGCGAAGCAAGTGGGGCTTAATCGTCCGCTTGTCGTCCGGCTGGAAGGAACGAACGTCGAGCTCGGGAAGAATATTTTGGCGAATTCGGGTCTTGCGATCGTCTCTGCCGATTCCATGGCCGACGGTGCTCAGAAGATCGTCGAACTAGTATCATAA
- the sucD gene encoding succinate--CoA ligase subunit alpha produces MSILVDKNTKVITQGITGKTALFHAKGALDYGTQMVGGTSPGKGGTKVDITLENGETVSLPVFNTVKEAKEATGATASVIYVPPAFAADSILEAVEAEMELVICITEGIPVLDMVKVSRYMEGKKTVLIGPNCPGVITPGECKIGIMPGYIHMPGHVGVVSRSGTLTYEAVHQLTTRGIGQSSAVGIGGDPVKGSEFIDILRRFNEDDNTHAVIMIGEIGGTAEEEAAEWIRDNMTKPVVGFIGGVTAPPGKRMGHAGAIISGGKGTAKEKIAKLEECGIKVAPTPSEMGSTLVSVLEERGILNLCTTH; encoded by the coding sequence ATGAGTATTTTGGTCGATAAAAATACAAAAGTGATTACACAGGGGATTACCGGAAAGACCGCCCTGTTCCATGCAAAAGGCGCCTTGGATTACGGTACGCAAATGGTTGGCGGCACTTCGCCAGGCAAGGGCGGAACGAAGGTGGATATCACGCTGGAGAACGGCGAAACGGTAAGCCTTCCGGTGTTCAATACCGTAAAGGAAGCAAAGGAAGCTACCGGGGCAACGGCAAGCGTTATTTATGTGCCGCCGGCGTTTGCTGCAGACTCGATCCTTGAAGCTGTCGAGGCGGAGATGGAGCTAGTAATTTGTATTACAGAAGGCATTCCTGTTCTCGATATGGTCAAGGTTTCCCGTTATATGGAAGGGAAGAAGACCGTCTTGATCGGGCCGAACTGTCCTGGCGTTATTACGCCTGGAGAGTGCAAAATCGGAATTATGCCGGGGTACATCCATATGCCGGGCCATGTCGGCGTAGTATCGCGAAGTGGAACGCTTACCTACGAAGCGGTTCACCAGCTGACTACCCGGGGTATTGGCCAGTCTTCGGCGGTAGGGATCGGGGGCGACCCTGTTAAAGGTTCGGAGTTCATCGATATTTTGCGCCGTTTTAATGAAGATGACAACACGCATGCTGTCATTATGATTGGAGAAATCGGCGGAACGGCCGAGGAAGAAGCAGCGGAGTGGATTCGCGACAATATGACGAAGCCGGTCGTCGGATTCATCGGCGGCGTAACGGCGCCTCCAGGGAAACGGATGGGTCATGCCGGCGCGATCATTTCCGGAGGGAAGGGAACGGCGAAGGAGAAGATTGCCAAGCTGGAGGAATGCGGCATCAAGGTCGCGCCTACACCTTCAGAAATGGGCTCTACGCTGGTAAGCGTGCTCGAAGAACGCGGCATTCTTAATCTTTGCACGACACATTAA
- the dprA gene encoding DNA-processing protein DprA, translating to MDKRSILIGLHESEGLGWKRIEHILSRDENWVHALDFTATDWVERGLGAEIALRLSKMLTKSWIEERLEQLNRKGISTLTIFDPLYPLLMKESVRPPWVLYGIGDMKLLALPSIAVVGTRLPTAYGRKVCTELTTALCRRGMVVVSGLAKGIDGCCHEAALRSGGRTVAVLGTAIDVIYPPENASLYQMIGEQGLILSEYPVGTPGHPGLFPQRNRIIAGLTYGTVVVEADVRSGSLITADAALEAGRDVFAVPGQITSPKSRGTLGLIRQGAKMVTDAQDILEEYDVLLSNLEEKEEEIGSNDELTDEQRRIYHMLEQDISTFDELLMKTEWEFGHLHSVLLSLIMKKAVVQLPGSVYKVI from the coding sequence TTGGACAAGCGGTCGATACTTATTGGGTTGCACGAAAGCGAGGGGCTCGGCTGGAAGCGGATTGAGCATATATTGAGCCGGGACGAAAATTGGGTCCATGCTTTGGATTTTACCGCCACGGATTGGGTGGAGCGGGGTCTTGGGGCGGAAATCGCCTTGAGGCTATCGAAGATGCTAACCAAAAGCTGGATCGAGGAAAGGCTTGAGCAGTTGAATCGCAAGGGGATAAGTACGCTGACGATCTTCGACCCTCTGTATCCCTTATTAATGAAGGAAAGCGTTCGGCCCCCCTGGGTTTTATATGGTATAGGGGATATGAAGCTGCTTGCCCTACCTTCCATAGCAGTGGTTGGCACTCGTCTTCCTACGGCTTATGGCCGGAAAGTTTGCACGGAGTTAACCACGGCGCTTTGCCGCCGGGGCATGGTTGTCGTTAGCGGGCTGGCCAAAGGGATTGACGGGTGTTGTCATGAGGCAGCGCTGCGCTCCGGAGGCAGGACGGTGGCCGTGCTCGGGACGGCGATAGATGTCATTTATCCCCCGGAAAATGCTTCTTTATACCAAATGATCGGTGAGCAGGGGCTGATTTTGTCAGAATATCCGGTCGGTACGCCAGGACATCCCGGATTATTTCCGCAGCGCAACCGAATTATTGCCGGATTAACGTATGGAACAGTTGTCGTGGAGGCGGATGTCCGCAGCGGCTCGTTAATTACGGCTGATGCCGCGCTGGAGGCCGGTCGCGACGTATTTGCCGTTCCAGGGCAGATCACCTCGCCCAAAAGCCGTGGAACGCTCGGCCTAATCCGACAAGGGGCTAAAATGGTTACCGATGCACAAGATATTTTAGAGGAATATGATGTCTTGCTGTCTAATTTAGAGGAAAAGGAGGAAGAAATCGGATCAAACGACGAGTTGACAGATGAGCAGCGCCGCATATACCATATGTTGGAGCAGGATATTTCTACATTTGATGAACTGCTGATGAAGACGGAATGGGAATTTGGACATTTACATTCAGTTCTGTTATCTTTAATCATGAAAAAAGCAGTAGTCCAACTGCCTGGTTCTGTTTATAAGGTAATATAG
- the topA gene encoding type I DNA topoisomerase — MADSLVIVESPAKAKTIGKYLGSKYIVKASMGHVRDLPKSQIGVEVENDFSPKYITIRGKGSVLKELKDASKKVKKIYLAADPDREGEAIAWHLAHALDMDETETCRVVFNEITKQAVKDAFKTPRKINMDLVNAQQARRILDRLVGYKISPLLWKKVKKGLSAGRVQSVAVKIIMDRENEISAFVPEEYWSITAKLKTGESSFEAKFHQLRGEKLELNNEEQVNGILKSIEGAAFTVSEVKERERLRHPAAPFTTSSLQQEAARKLNFRAAKTMSVAQQLYEGVDLGKEGTVGLITYMRTDSTRIAESAQTEAKEYILDKYGEKYAPEAPRQYSKKAAGSQDAHEAIRPTSVLRDPESVKSFMSRDQYRLYKLIWERFMASQMSSAVLDTLSVDIAAGDVTFRAVGSKIRFHGFMKVYVEGNDDGTTDDDKYLPPLAVGDQLQTEGIEPKQHFTQPPPRYTEARLVKTLEELGIGRPSTYAPTLETIQKRGYVAIEDKKFMPTELGELIIEQMEQFFPEILDVEFTAHMEEDLDHVEEGSEDWVRVLSDFYESFEKRLEVAEEEMKEIEIEDEVSDEICEKCGKPLVYKLGRFGKFLACSGFPDCRNTKPIIKDIGVTCPKCKEGHVVERRSKKGRIFFGCNRYPECDFVSWDRPSPKPCPKCGGLLVEKRNKQGGKLQCTACDHVEPIEENEDTSDE, encoded by the coding sequence GTGGCGGATTCACTCGTCATCGTGGAATCGCCTGCCAAGGCGAAAACGATTGGCAAATACTTAGGCAGCAAATACATCGTGAAAGCTTCAATGGGACATGTTCGCGATTTGCCCAAGAGCCAAATTGGGGTTGAAGTAGAGAATGACTTCAGTCCAAAGTATATAACAATCCGTGGTAAGGGTTCTGTATTGAAGGAATTGAAGGATGCCAGTAAGAAGGTAAAGAAAATTTACCTCGCGGCTGACCCCGATCGCGAAGGGGAAGCGATAGCCTGGCACTTGGCTCATGCGCTCGATATGGATGAAACGGAAACCTGCCGTGTCGTATTCAATGAAATTACGAAGCAGGCGGTCAAGGATGCGTTCAAGACGCCGCGCAAAATCAATATGGATCTCGTAAATGCCCAGCAAGCACGGCGGATTCTCGATCGGCTCGTTGGCTACAAGATCAGTCCCTTGCTATGGAAGAAGGTTAAGAAAGGCCTGTCGGCGGGCAGAGTTCAATCGGTCGCCGTCAAAATTATCATGGACCGGGAGAACGAGATTTCCGCCTTCGTTCCGGAGGAATATTGGAGCATAACGGCCAAGCTCAAGACGGGAGAATCTTCGTTCGAAGCGAAGTTCCACCAGCTTCGCGGAGAGAAGCTGGAGCTGAACAATGAAGAACAGGTAAATGGTATTTTGAAATCGATCGAGGGTGCCGCATTTACGGTTTCAGAGGTGAAAGAGAGAGAGCGTCTCCGCCATCCAGCAGCTCCGTTTACGACGAGTTCTCTGCAGCAGGAAGCGGCCCGTAAGCTGAATTTCCGTGCGGCTAAGACGATGTCGGTTGCTCAGCAGCTGTACGAAGGGGTAGATTTGGGCAAAGAGGGGACCGTAGGTCTCATTACTTACATGCGTACCGACTCTACGCGGATCGCCGAGTCTGCGCAAACGGAAGCGAAGGAATATATTCTGGATAAATACGGCGAGAAATATGCGCCCGAAGCGCCAAGGCAGTATTCGAAGAAAGCGGCCGGTTCCCAGGACGCGCACGAGGCGATACGTCCTACCTCCGTGCTTCGCGACCCGGAATCCGTAAAGTCCTTTATGAGCCGCGACCAGTATCGTTTGTATAAATTGATTTGGGAACGCTTTATGGCGAGTCAGATGTCCTCTGCTGTACTGGATACTCTTTCCGTGGACATCGCTGCAGGAGACGTGACGTTCCGTGCTGTTGGCTCGAAAATCCGCTTTCACGGCTTTATGAAGGTGTATGTGGAAGGCAATGACGATGGAACGACCGATGATGATAAATATTTGCCTCCGCTTGCGGTTGGCGACCAGCTGCAAACCGAGGGAATTGAGCCAAAGCAGCATTTTACCCAGCCGCCGCCAAGATACACGGAAGCACGCTTGGTAAAAACACTCGAGGAGCTGGGGATCGGACGACCTAGTACGTACGCGCCTACCTTGGAGACGATCCAGAAGCGCGGTTATGTAGCGATAGAAGACAAGAAGTTCATGCCTACCGAACTCGGGGAACTCATCATTGAGCAGATGGAGCAGTTTTTTCCGGAAATTCTGGATGTGGAGTTTACCGCGCATATGGAAGAAGATCTCGATCATGTGGAGGAAGGTTCCGAGGATTGGGTCCGCGTATTGAGCGATTTCTATGAATCGTTTGAGAAGCGGCTCGAAGTCGCTGAAGAAGAAATGAAGGAAATCGAAATCGAAGATGAAGTTTCCGATGAAATTTGCGAGAAATGCGGCAAGCCGCTCGTATATAAATTGGGGCGTTTCGGCAAGTTCCTCGCTTGCTCCGGTTTCCCGGACTGCCGGAATACCAAGCCGATCATCAAGGACATCGGTGTGACGTGTCCGAAATGCAAAGAGGGCCATGTTGTGGAACGGCGAAGCAAGAAAGGAAGGATATTTTTCGGGTGTAACCGGTATCCAGAATGCGATTTTGTGTCCTGGGATAGACCATCCCCGAAGCCTTGCCCGAAATGCGGAGGGCTGCTCGTTGAGAAGCGCAACAAGCAAGGAGGCAAGCTGCAGTGCACGGCTTGCGATCATGTGGAGCCGATCGAGGAGAATGAAGATACCTCCGATGAATAG
- the trmFO gene encoding methylenetetrahydrofolate--tRNA-(uracil(54)-C(5))-methyltransferase (FADH(2)-oxidizing) TrmFO, translating into MEQSKRVTVVGAGLAGSEAAWQLAKRGIPVRLYEMRPVQKTPAHHTDKFAELVCSNSLRANSLTNAVGVLKEEMRMLDSLVIGAADRNAVPAGGALAVDRDGFSGEITRTLREHPLVEVINEEIQEIPEDGIVIIATGPLTSPALSEQIKRLTGEDYFYFYDAAAPIVEKDSIDMNKVYLASRYDKGEAAYLNCPMTEAEFDAFYEALIHAEVAELKEFEKEIYFDGCMPIEIMMRKGKQTALFGPMKPVGLVNPHDGKLPHAVVQLRQDNAAGTLYNLVGFQTHLKWGEQKRVFSMIPGLENAEFVRYGVMHRNTFINSPKLLEPTYQLKERPRLFFAGQMTGVEGYVESAASGLIAGINAALAVNEQDGIVFPENTTLGSMARYITTADFKHFQPMNANFGLFPKLDTRYRKKAEKNEALAHRALDSLKAFITDSRLQG; encoded by the coding sequence GTGGAGCAATCAAAGAGAGTAACCGTTGTTGGAGCAGGGCTTGCCGGAAGCGAGGCCGCTTGGCAGCTCGCTAAGCGCGGCATCCCTGTTAGATTATATGAAATGCGTCCTGTCCAGAAGACGCCGGCTCACCATACCGATAAATTTGCTGAACTAGTTTGCAGCAATTCTTTGCGGGCCAACAGTCTGACTAATGCCGTAGGCGTCCTCAAAGAAGAGATGCGCATGCTGGATTCACTGGTCATTGGAGCGGCAGACCGCAATGCCGTTCCCGCGGGAGGCGCCTTGGCGGTTGACAGAGACGGCTTCTCAGGCGAGATTACCCGGACGCTGCGCGAACATCCGCTGGTCGAGGTTATTAATGAAGAAATACAGGAAATCCCGGAGGACGGAATCGTAATCATCGCCACGGGGCCGCTGACTTCTCCGGCGTTATCGGAGCAGATCAAGCGTTTGACCGGCGAGGATTATTTCTACTTCTACGATGCTGCTGCGCCGATCGTGGAGAAGGACTCCATTGATATGAACAAAGTCTACCTGGCTTCGCGTTATGATAAGGGAGAAGCGGCGTACTTGAATTGCCCGATGACGGAAGCGGAATTCGATGCGTTCTACGAAGCTCTTATTCACGCGGAAGTCGCCGAATTGAAAGAGTTCGAGAAGGAAATTTATTTCGATGGCTGCATGCCGATCGAAATTATGATGCGAAAGGGAAAGCAGACGGCTTTATTTGGGCCGATGAAGCCGGTGGGACTGGTGAATCCTCATGACGGCAAGCTCCCGCACGCGGTCGTTCAACTGCGCCAGGATAATGCGGCGGGAACGCTGTACAATTTGGTGGGATTTCAAACTCATTTGAAATGGGGAGAGCAAAAACGGGTATTCTCGATGATTCCAGGCTTGGAGAATGCTGAATTTGTCCGTTACGGCGTCATGCACCGCAATACATTTATTAACTCGCCAAAGCTGCTTGAGCCGACGTATCAGCTGAAAGAGCGGCCAAGGCTGTTCTTTGCGGGGCAGATGACCGGTGTAGAGGGGTATGTCGAGTCTGCGGCCTCAGGGCTGATTGCTGGGATTAATGCTGCATTGGCGGTAAATGAGCAGGACGGCATCGTGTTCCCTGAGAATACAACGTTAGGAAGCATGGCTAGATACATCACGACGGCTGACTTCAAGCATTTTCAGCCGATGAATGCCAATTTCGGTTTATTCCCGAAGCTGGACACCCGTTACCGTAAAAAGGCGGAGAAGAACGAAGCGCTTGCCCACCGGGCATTGGACAGTTTAAAGGCGTTCATTACTGATTCCCGCTTACAAGGCTGA